Genomic segment of Fischerella sp. PCC 9605:
TCCCCATTGTGTCGTCTTCCGCGCCAAGCTGAGAAATGCTCTTATTACTGGTGAGGAATCATGCTGCCGCCAAGCCAGATAAAGTCCGATTTTAGGTATCTGCTCTTGTAAAGGTCTGTAAATGACTCCGCTTCTGTGGAAGTTTTGCAAGGAGGCGGGAACGATCGCAATGCCCAGTCCTGCTGCAACTAAGCCGATGATCGTCTGCATCTGAACTGCCTCTTGAGCCACTTTCGGACGAAATCCAGCTTGTTGACAAATGGTAATAATCTGCTCGTAAAAGACGGGTCCCATTTTGGCAGGAAATAGGATAAATAATTCCGAAGCCAATGTGGAGAGCGACACTTGAGTCTGGGCAGACAACGGATGGGTTTCTGGCAATGCCAAGACCAATGATTCTGGCAAAAGGCACTCCACACTCAAACCTGGTTCGCTGATGGCAGAACGAACAATGCCGATATCAACCTGTTTGTGATGCAGCGCTTGAATCTGTTGAGCAGTCGTCAGTTCATGCAATCGCAGTTCTACCGCCGGAAACTGTTCTCGAAAGACCCTTACAATCTCTGGTAATAACGTATACATTGCAGAGTCAACAAAGCCGATCGCCAATCGTCCCACCTCACCCCGCCCGATTTGTTGTGTCACTGCGATCGCCTGTTCGAGTTGCGCTAACACTCCATAGGAGCGCTCTAAAAACACTTTGCCTGCTTCAGTCAGATGCACTTGCCGCTTCGTTCTCTCAAACAGTTTGACTCCTAGTTCATCTTCCAAACTACGAATCTGCTGACTGAGCGGGGGTTGGGAAATACACAACCGCTCTGCTGCTCGACTAAAGTGTAGTTCCTCAGCCACCGCGATGAAGTAGTGCAGGTGCCGTAATTCCATCACACTTATATGTTTAACCTATTAATCCTAATCATATATATATTGGACAGTTCCATGGCTGTCTCCTATCGTGAGAAATATGAGGCGCGTCTCATTGTTTTCATATTGGAGAAAACCAATGAACTCAGACAAAAATCATGTCGCTCCTAAAGTTTGGTTGATTACAGGATGTTCAACAGGGTTCGGACGTGCCCTAGCAGAAGCTGTGTTGAAGAAGGGCGATCGCCTGCTGGCTACTGCTCGCGAACCAGAGCAACTTCGCGCTTTGATTGAGCAATATCCAGAAACCGCAAAAGCTGTACGTCTGGATGTAACATTGTCCCAAGACATACAAGCAGCGGTTGATACAGCAATTACCACATTTGGTCGAATTGATGTGCTGGTCAACAATGCGGGTCATGGACTGATTGCCGCCCTCGAAGAAATCAGTGATGTTGAGATGCACCAATTTTTTGAAACCAACTTCTTTGGGGCACTCCGTCTGATGCGAACTGTCTTGCCTTTGATGCGTCAGCAAGGCAGCGGTCACATTGTGAATATGTCATCCACAGCAGGATTAGTGGGATTTGGCGGCAGCAGCCTTTATTGTGGCGCTAAATTCGCCCTGGAAGACACATCTGAAGCCTTGGCTAAGGAGGTTGAATCTTTTGGAATTAAAGTTACTTTAATTGAACCTGGGGCATTTCGCACAGACTTCAACGGACGCTCGCTGGCAGCAGCCGAACAATCCATTGATGCTTATGTTCCGGTGAGCGGTGCCTCGTTGAAGTGGTTCAAACAGATGGATGGTAAGCAACCTGGCAATCCAGCGAAAGCGGCGCAAGCCATCATTCAAGCTGTGGAAAGTCTTCATCCACCAATGCGACTGGCATTAGGCACTGATGCCATGAGCCTGATTCAGGAAAAACTGGAATGGGTCAAAACGGATTTGAATGCTTGGCAGCAGGTGACTGTAAGTACGGATTATACAGATAGAGCCAGTCCACCCTCTACCCTTTAGCCTCTACCCTTTAGGATGTTATGCAGAAACTTTCGACCTATCCACCCAAATGAGCGTATTATGCGGAAAGATTCGGCTTAAACAGCAGCTTTGGAGTATTATACAGAAACTTTCTGTCTATCCGCCCACTGCGGATAGACAGGCGGAAACTTTCTGTCTATCAATTGTTAGGCCCTACTGCGTATCCTTCACCACACCGCTTATGCCAGATCAAAGAGCACCAGAAATCGAACTGCTCCGCGCGGCCTACACGGCCTTTAATGCGCGGGACATTGACGCCGCCCTCGCCCTCATGACTCCGGACGTGACCTGGCCGAGAGCATTCAAAGGCGGTTTTGTCCGTGGACCTGAAGAAGTCCGCGCTTACTGGACGGAGCAATGGAGCGAGATCAACCCGCACGTGGAGCCGGTGACTTTTCACCCGGAGGAGGCCGGGCGTATCTTGGTCGAAGTGCATCAGGTCGTGCGCGACCTGGCTGGAGCCGTTCTTGCCGATGAGCACGTCGGTCATCGTTTCACCATTGCGCAGGGCTTGATTCAAGCCATGGAAGTCTGTCCGCTTCCATCGTCCGGCCACACAGCCTAACACGGCGCTGGATCGAACGAGACAATGTGGACTATCCGTTAAACCTTGCCGCTGTTGAGGTTTCTACTGCGCAAGATTTGGCTACTCGCTGGCAGGAGATTGCTGCGGATATTGCGTTTTAAGGACTGGGCTTGTACTTCGAGATGGTCTGTAGGGAAAAAATCGAGATTATTGGCGGCAGAGTAGTTGAAAGGATGTGGGTAAGGGGCGATCGCCTCTCTCCCCAATGCCTCCTGTGATGAGGAGAGCGAGGCATTACACCCAAAAAACGCTTACTAGCAACGTTTGATGTGTTGCGTGAGTGGTACTCAAGTCCCAATTTTCGCGGTTGTCCGTTCATCAATGCTGTTTTGGAACTTGCCGATGCCTCTCATAAAGCACATCAGGTTTCGGTAGACCTGCGTGAGTCGATTCGACAAATTATTGTGCGCTTGGCGGCTAAGGCTGGTGTCAAAAATCCAGAATTCTTTTCGCAACAGTACCTTCTGCTGATTGGAGGAGCTAGCTTAATGGCAACAATCGAACAGTCAGCCAACGGAGCAACGTTTGCTCAAAGTGCGCTCTCGGTTCTGATTGATGCGAATATAGGAAATTGGCATCGGCACTGACATGAAAGAAATCAAGTAGGCCAAAAATCTTTGCCCGATTCGTGCGCGAATCTTCGGTTCGATGCTCTATTCCAACAAGTCACTTGTACCATAACTTATACTCTCCCAACAGTTAGCTGCGCCCAGTGGAGAAATGAAAAGCATCTCTTGGCAACAGCGCCCATTACGCGATCGCACTCCAACAGATATAGCTGTCGCCAAGTAGAGTCGGGCTAAGGGCAAAAATGTGGTGAATGCTGATGTCAGTGCTTCCTTTAATTGGGCGAGTCAGCCTCCGATTGTATTGGCAATGTCACAGGGAGTTGTTTATACGCCTTCTGTTGAGGCAGTGGATGTGCACGCCCCGTCAGGCGGCGGTGTCCAATGATGGAGTAAGAAGGGCGATCGCTCGTGTCAAAGAGGCACTGCAACAAGGTTGGTGCTCAAACCCAACTGCTCCAGGTTCACGCCTTGCTCCAAACGCAGTGGGGCTAAATAGGACTCCTCCGCACAAAATGGGGAAATCTAATGGAGCGTCGCACACTTCCCACTTATCACTATTGACTCATGACTATTGACTGTAGAAAACGCGATCGCTTTTTCTACTCCTACATATCTTCTGTTGACCCATCTGCTGCATTGATTATTAGTGCTCGCGCTCCATAAAAATCAGTGTTAGGCGAGCTTGACACATTTCGCGATCACTATTGCTCTCAGACTTAACAAGCACAACAAGGGTTATCATACTGACAATATAGTACTATTGTTCTAAAAGTACTGGCTTTTTTGAATTGATTTGGCATGGACTTAAGCCAAAACATTCCCGAAAGCTTGTCGTCAAAGCATTTTGTTTTGATTTATTTACGGATGACGGATGGTAGTAACTTGGAGTCCCAAATGTAAAGTCCTTTTTGTGAAGGCACTCTTGAGAATCGTCCGGCGCGATAACCACGCGACAATTCACTTAACACATTCGATTTTACTTGTTGCACTTGCTCGGGATTGAGTTTTCCGTATAATTGGTTAATCACTTGTGCCACATCAAAAACTTTTCTAGGATTTTGTTGCAGCAACGAAGTAATCGCATCAATCAAAAATTTTCCTTCAAACTCTCCTTGCATTGGAATGCTATTAGTTTTCGCCTGTGGTGAAGGCTTTTTGTCTTTGTTTTTCCCCTGTTTAGAAGACTGCTTAGAAGAACTAGTACTCTTCGAGTTGAGCAGTTTTAAGTCCAAAGTAAAATAGCCAGGCTTGCCAGGAACCAAAAACCATTTCCCGCTTTCTCTTCCTTTAGTCAGTGTTGATTGAACTCTACCTTTTACTAGTTTGAATACATCTGCCTCTAACTCACCATACAGCAATCGCACCAGCATATCTATGTGACACATACTGCCTGCGTATTTTTGCAATATCTTTTGGATCGCTTCGCTGCGGCTTAAAGACTGATACTCTTCTAGCATGGGAATATCTGACGATTTGCCCGAGTTGGCTTGAGTTACAGAAGATGTATCTACAACCGTAGATGTTAACGCTGGCTCCTCAGATGACTGCGTGGATGCACCCGGTGATTCATTTATCTCTAAATCATTTGTTTGTGAAACCTTAGAGTTGATAGGTTCTACTAAATCGGGCGAAGAGTCAGTAATTTTATCGCTGTTTTCTGACAATGATTTTTCTTCGTCAGCAGTTGTTACTACCTCATCGGTTACTAACGGCATCTCGATATTTTGATTTGATTGGGAGAAATTATCTACCTCTAAATCATTTGTTTGTCCAACTTCAGACTTGATAGGTTCTACTAAATTAGCTGAAGTTTCAGTAATGTTATTACTATTGCCTAACAACCCATTTTCACCCACATGAGCAGGCAATACCTCAGTTGTCACTTCGGGTGTTGAGTGCTTGTTTTCAACACTTGATTGTGAAGACCAGTTGGATAATAGTGCTTCTACATGCTTGAGATTCTCTAAACCTTGCTTGTATAACTTTTCATATTTTTCTACGCTTTGAGCATAGTAGTTTCGTAATTCCAACAATGGAGCAAGCAAACTTTCTGGTGGGGGCTGTATTTGCGATTGACTATCCATAAACTTTTAGTTTTACCAAAACCACTATTCCTTGTACTAGTAGTACATTTTTGTTGCTTATGCTCGTCAAGCTAGCCCATCAAATATGTTGCTAGTCTAAGATGTACACTATTACCAGATGAATATATTGATAATAGCTTTTTATCATGCCAACTTACTAGACACGACATCTAAGACTGATCCAAAAAAATAAAGCAACAGCCTTATATTTATTCAACAAACACCAAGATTACTCTTGTCGGTCGCGCAGCACCTGCTTGGGCGCGGTTCTTGGCTGGGCCCAGACGACCTCTACTCTGAACTTTGGAGGAAAACTAATTAATAAAGGCTGGCTCGGTTTTCATTGATAGTACGAATTCAGCAGAGGCGGTGCATAATTGACTTTATGGATGTATCCATTGCCCCGAGTAACAAGGGCGATAGCGCTCTAAAAATACTCGTCTGGAAATACTTGATTGGTATCATTTGAAAGAAAATTTTTATAAAATCGAAGCTCCAAAAAAGTTTTTGTCTAAAATCGAAACTCTACTCTGGTGTCGAATTTGGCGCGACTAACAAGCCGGGCTGTATGGTCGATTTGCGCCCCTGGGCTAGTCACAGAGGCTATATAAACCCACCTTGTTCAAAGATCCACCTCATATGGATAAAGGGATTATGTACTCAAAACTCTGAGTAACAGAAAATTAAAAATGTGACTAATTTTACAAATTATTTAGAGAAACATCGACACCATTTGGTTAACTATATGTACTTCCAAGCGGAACAATTAAGCTCAAAAAATCGCTCTACTAGGGAAGCAATTGGGCTCTATTTCATTTATCCAATAAGTACAATTGGCAATTGAGAAATATTTTATATGCACTCAAAGTGGATAAAGTGGATAAAAATAGTGAGTTTCGCTGTCATGACAACAGTGTTGCTCAACCTTGTGGTCTGCATAGGGGGTAAATTAACATCCTCACAAGCATCAACTCCTTCATCATTGCAATCCCCAACTTCTCAAAAGGCAGAACAAGAAGTTTCATTAGCCTGGTTTACCTCATCAAAATTAAGAGGTACAGATATTATCTCTTCTGAGTCAGCAAAACTATTTGTCAATAATGTTTATCAAACACTTGACGACAAGATTTTTGCTCCCACCTTCAAAAAAGAGCTTCGAGAACAAAATTTAAAGGCGTTAATAGCTGAAGTTGATACCAACTCAAGTTGGTCAAGGGCAAAGTTAACCCAATTGATTAATAATCAACTGTCCAAGCTTTCCATATCTCATGTTAGAGTTTTCGATCCTGTAGAGGGCGAACAATTGTTCCGTTTGTTTACCCAACAATCTCCGTCAACAGCTAAAACCGATCCTACAGTTTCAACGCAAATAAGAGGCTTCATTGGCATTGTTCAGGTCAAAAGCTTTGTCACTCCTCAAATTACCAGGCGTGCAGTCGAGCAAGCAAAAGCTCAACTTTCCCAAACCAAAGCAATCCTAATCGATCTTCGTGGCAATGGTGGTGGTGTTCAGTCTGCCATTAGTTATTTGATTGAAGACATCATTGGTCCTGATAAAGTGATTGCGACAGAGAGAACTCGAAATGGGATTGCGATGAAGCAGCCGTATATCTTCCGGGGATATTTTGATGACTCTGTCAAAAATATAGGTCTTGCAGAAATGAAGTTATCCCAACAGAAGAAATATATTCAGTATCGAACTCGGTTTGAAGCCAACAAAGATCCCAGACCCTATTTTGTCTTGGTTGACAATCAATGCGGATCTGCCTGTGAAGTATTTGCGGCAGCGGCTCAAGAACATCGAGCTGCCAAAATCTTAGGGGTTCGCACCAGCGGTTCAGTATTAGGGGGAGGAGTTTTTAAGTTGAGATGGCCAGGGTTTGTCATACTTGCTCCGATTGCTCAAACTATCTCACCCAATGGCAATACAATTGAGGGCAAGGGTATTGAGCCAGATATTGAGATCTCTGAATGTAAAAATAGTGGCGAGCAATGTTTTGAAAAAGCAGTTGAAATCGTTGTAGCAAATGAATATAATCCAAAATCTAACTTCAGTGAAGTTGAGTTTTTTAAGGGAACTTGGGAGTGCAGCATTCAAAGTTCTCCAAATAACAAGTTTCGTTGGTCACTCACTCAAGGGTTGAATAATGCATGGCTAGTTGGTTTTGTTCAAGTTGGCAACAACAAGGTGTCGAATGACTTTTGGAGACTGGTTCAAGGCAGGATTGAAAGATTCGCGTTCACTGGAGATGGTACTTTTGTCAGTGTTACCAGTAACGGCTGGGAGTCGCAGAGGCTAAAATTTGCAGGCTCGGCGAATCAAAAAACAGGAGAATTTCAAGTTAGGCAAACCATCACAACAAAGGGCAATCGAGAGTTTCGTGCATTGTGGGAAAGATTGGGCAACGAGCGCAAATGGTCTCCTTTTTCCGATGAGCGTTGTATCAAGTTGAATTGAGTTATTGAATGTGCTCTTTGGAGCTATCGCCCGACTGAAGAAGGCACTTGCACCCCTGGTGCTGCTCAAACCCAACTGCTCCCGGCTCACGCCTCAGAGAAATGCAGTGGGCTAAAGGCAAGAATGTGGTAACTGAGGATGTGAGTCGGTGGTTTAATTGGGCGAGTCAACTCCCGGATTGTGCTGGCGATGTTAAAACAATTCAAAATTCTGTCAGGCAAAATTTAAGAAACAATTTTGCGGGCGTGGAATTTTGAATTTTGAATTGTCCCGATGGGGAGGCGGTGGAAGTGCGCTCGATGATGCGGAGGTTTCCGCGCTCAGGAGTAAGAAGGGCGATCGCACCTGAAGGGCAACCGCAAGCGATCGCTTTGGTGACGGAGCAGCTTAGTCTAAAGCTATACCATCTTGGGGTTTGGCTGCGTCTCGGATAGAAGAAGTTGCAATACGGTTCGGTTAGGGAAATCCGAAGTTGAGGCAAGCTCTTGGAGCAGGGGTAGAAGAGAAGCAGGGGGGGGAGAAAAGAACTAATTTTTCTTCCCCTGTCTCCCCTGCCTCAAGAGCTTATCCGAACCGTATTGGAAGAAGTTGCCGTTTTAAATAATTGTTTCTAAGTACACGTCACCACAAAAAGGGGTCGAAAATAAAAATTGCGATCGCACTCTTTCGCTGCTGATTCCAAAGGTAAATTCCGTACCTCATTTATGGTGGGCTGTACTAAGTTAGGAAGCATCCAAACTCGATCCAACTCATGAATGAGAGCGGAATTCGCTTTGCTGTGTCACATCTTTAATGACTTTAAGGAAGTTGTGCAAGGCAGTTGATGAATTATCTCGTTGCCAAACAACTGCGATCTGGCGAGTCAAATTTGCGTTTTGAATGGCGCGATAAACCACACCCTGGCGCTGAAGATTTTGGATATTGCTAGGTAAGATCGCGACCCCAAGCTCAGATGCAACCAAGCTGAGAATAGTCATTGTCCAGGTTGCTTGTACGTTTTGAATCTTGGGTTGAAAGCCTGCCTGCTCGCAAAGCGTCAAAACCTTTTTGTAGAAGGGCATAACGTCAAGTGAGGGCAAAATAAACGGTTCATTCTCTAACGCTGTTAAGGGAATTTGGGTTTGGGTAGCAAGGGGATGGGTTTGTGGCAGCGCAATCACAAAGGGTTCTTGAATAATTGGTTCAAAGCTCAAGCTTGTATCCTGCTCGTAGGGACTGGGAATGCTTTCAAACCCCATATCCAGCCGATGCTCCCGCAGTTGTTGAATCTCCTGCTCCACCGTGAGTTCGCGCAGTTCCAGTTCCACATCTGGGAAATGCTTTGTGAACTGTCGTAGAACATCAGGAAGAATGCCATTTGCAATTATACTACCTATGCCTACTGCTAAGTGTCCGATCTCACCTCGACTCGCTCGTTGTGCCTGAGTAATTGCCCGGTCGATGTAAGTTAAACCAAGCTGCGCCTGTTGCAAGAAAACTTTCCCGGCTTCTGTAAGCTCAGGCGGTCGCCGCCTGCGATTGAACAGTTTTACCCCAAGCACTGTTTCAAGCGATTTAATCCTTTGACTGAGGGCGGGTTGTTCAATGTTTAGACGTTTAGATGCTTCACTGAAACTGTGCTCTGCATCAACGATCTCCATGAAATAACATATCTGTCTCAATTCAAATTTGCTGAGGTGTCGAAAGTTGATCGCCGATCTGGCTATCATAAGTTTTAAGTTAATTTATTATAAGCAAATAACCGTAGACATTATATAAGGATTTTGTTTTGATTGTTGGTGTAGCAACACCATTACATTCTCAGTGCGAATCTTCATCTGAGAAAAGGAATCGTTATTCACATGAGCAAAATCTCGCGTGTTGTAGTCGTGGGTTCCACCCACGGCAATGAACTAAACGGAATCTATCTGGTCAAAAAATATGAGCGCTCGCCTCAGTTAATTGCGCGTTCTGGCTTTGAAAGTTGTACGCTGCTTGCTAATACTAGAGCACATCAACTGATGAAACGGTATGTAGATACCGATCTCAACCGCTGTTTTCGTCAACAGGATTTGGAGAACACTAGCCTATCTACTTACGAAGCACAACGAGCCAAAGAAATTTACCGCAGATTTGGGTCACAGGGTAGCCAGCCAGCCGATTTAATTGTTGATTTGCACACCACAACCGCCAATATGGGTCTCACCCTGATTGTTGCTCTTCAGCATCTATTCAACTTACAGTTAGCATCCTATCTGACATCAATCCATCCAAGCATCAAGATACTTTGTCCGCCCACACAGAATCTAGAAAATCCGCCTTACCTAGACTCAATTAGTCAATTCGGCTGCGTTTTTGAAGTAGGTCCTGTGGCTCAGGGTGTACTAGATGCCACTTTATTTCAACAAATGGAAGCACTGGTTGATTCAATTCTGGATTATGTAGAAGCTTGTAACCACCGAACCCCGCTTTCTAGAGAGAATACACTCACCATTTATCAAACTATTGAGAGTGTTGACTATCCCAGAAATGAAACTGGAGATCTTAAGGCAATGATTCATCCTCAGTTGCAGTTTCAAGATTACAAAGCCCTACATCCTGGCGACCCGATATTTTTAACCTTTGATGGACAGACAATCACCTATGAAGGTGAATCAATCGTTTTTCCTGTCTTTATTAATGAAGCTGCTTACTAC
This window contains:
- a CDS encoding oxidoreductase, which produces MNSDKNHVAPKVWLITGCSTGFGRALAEAVLKKGDRLLATAREPEQLRALIEQYPETAKAVRLDVTLSQDIQAAVDTAITTFGRIDVLVNNAGHGLIAALEEISDVEMHQFFETNFFGALRLMRTVLPLMRQQGSGHIVNMSSTAGLVGFGGSSLYCGAKFALEDTSEALAKEVESFGIKVTLIEPGAFRTDFNGRSLAAAEQSIDAYVPVSGASLKWFKQMDGKQPGNPAKAAQAIIQAVESLHPPMRLALGTDAMSLIQEKLEWVKTDLNAWQQVTVSTDYTDRASPPSTL
- a CDS encoding LysR family transcriptional regulator, with the translated sequence MIARSAINFRHLSKFELRQICYFMEIVDAEHSFSEASKRLNIEQPALSQRIKSLETVLGVKLFNRRRRPPELTEAGKVFLQQAQLGLTYIDRAITQAQRASRGEIGHLAVGIGSIIANGILPDVLRQFTKHFPDVELELRELTVEQEIQQLREHRLDMGFESIPSPYEQDTSLSFEPIIQEPFVIALPQTHPLATQTQIPLTALENEPFILPSLDVMPFYKKVLTLCEQAGFQPKIQNVQATWTMTILSLVASELGVAILPSNIQNLQRQGVVYRAIQNANLTRQIAVVWQRDNSSTALHNFLKVIKDVTQQSEFRSHS
- a CDS encoding S41 family peptidase, whose protein sequence is MSFAVMTTVLLNLVVCIGGKLTSSQASTPSSLQSPTSQKAEQEVSLAWFTSSKLRGTDIISSESAKLFVNNVYQTLDDKIFAPTFKKELREQNLKALIAEVDTNSSWSRAKLTQLINNQLSKLSISHVRVFDPVEGEQLFRLFTQQSPSTAKTDPTVSTQIRGFIGIVQVKSFVTPQITRRAVEQAKAQLSQTKAILIDLRGNGGGVQSAISYLIEDIIGPDKVIATERTRNGIAMKQPYIFRGYFDDSVKNIGLAEMKLSQQKKYIQYRTRFEANKDPRPYFVLVDNQCGSACEVFAAAAQEHRAAKILGVRTSGSVLGGGVFKLRWPGFVILAPIAQTISPNGNTIEGKGIEPDIEISECKNSGEQCFEKAVEIVVANEYNPKSNFSEVEFFKGTWECSIQSSPNNKFRWSLTQGLNNAWLVGFVQVGNNKVSNDFWRLVQGRIERFAFTGDGTFVSVTSNGWESQRLKFAGSANQKTGEFQVRQTITTKGNREFRALWERLGNERKWSPFSDERCIKLN
- a CDS encoding TetR family transcriptional regulator C-terminal domain-containing protein — its product is MTPKKRLLATFDVLREWYSSPNFRGCPFINAVLELADASHKAHQVSVDLRESIRQIIVRLAAKAGVKNPEFFSQQYLLLIGGASLMATIEQSANGATFAQSALSVLIDANIGNWHRH
- a CDS encoding nuclear transport factor 2 family protein, whose translation is MPDQRAPEIELLRAAYTAFNARDIDAALALMTPDVTWPRAFKGGFVRGPEEVRAYWTEQWSEINPHVEPVTFHPEEAGRILVEVHQVVRDLAGAVLADEHVGHRFTIAQGLIQAMEVCPLPSSGHTA
- a CDS encoding aspartoacylase; protein product: MSKISRVVVVGSTHGNELNGIYLVKKYERSPQLIARSGFESCTLLANTRAHQLMKRYVDTDLNRCFRQQDLENTSLSTYEAQRAKEIYRRFGSQGSQPADLIVDLHTTTANMGLTLIVALQHLFNLQLASYLTSIHPSIKILCPPTQNLENPPYLDSISQFGCVFEVGPVAQGVLDATLFQQMEALVDSILDYVEACNHRTPLSRENTLTIYQTIESVDYPRNETGDLKAMIHPQLQFQDYKALHPGDPIFLTFDGQTITYEGESIVFPVFINEAAYYEKGIAMYLTKQHQCII
- a CDS encoding LysR substrate-binding domain-containing protein, giving the protein MELRHLHYFIAVAEELHFSRAAERLCISQPPLSQQIRSLEDELGVKLFERTKRQVHLTEAGKVFLERSYGVLAQLEQAIAVTQQIGRGEVGRLAIGFVDSAMYTLLPEIVRVFREQFPAVELRLHELTTAQQIQALHHKQVDIGIVRSAISEPGLSVECLLPESLVLALPETHPLSAQTQVSLSTLASELFILFPAKMGPVFYEQIITICQQAGFRPKVAQEAVQMQTIIGLVAAGLGIAIVPASLQNFHRSGVIYRPLQEQIPKIGLYLAWRQHDSSPVIRAFLSLARKTTQWGE